A genomic segment from Actinomyces lilanjuaniae encodes:
- the truB gene encoding tRNA pseudouridine(55) synthase TruB, translating to MSAGAAAARPRLRVARAGVAAPDGLVLVDKPQGVTSHDVVGALRRLAATRKVGHAGTLDPMATGLLVLGVGRATRFLTYLVGADKTYEATVRLGQETLTEDAEGPVTASTGCQPQDVLLPRLEQAVAPLTGRIMQVPSAVSAVKVDGRRSYQRVRAGQEVGLAAREVVVHHIGLLGQPRPATARDGTAVVDVDLHVACSSGTYVRALARDLGRALGCGAHLATLRRTSVGPFDCGEAATLEELSVQVEADAASGDPRGLPVLPLGAVARRCLPTVGLTTSQARALGYGQPLEAALLDQAQLPERPVTSKAAQGQDVVAGLDPDGTLVALLARKGTRARPVLVLAPA from the coding sequence GTGAGTGCTGGCGCTGCCGCAGCCCGTCCGCGGTTGCGCGTCGCGCGAGCCGGGGTGGCTGCGCCCGACGGCCTCGTCCTGGTGGACAAGCCCCAGGGCGTGACCAGCCACGACGTCGTGGGGGCGCTGCGACGTCTGGCGGCCACCCGCAAGGTCGGGCACGCGGGCACCCTGGACCCCATGGCGACCGGTCTGCTCGTCCTGGGGGTGGGCCGTGCGACCCGCTTTCTCACCTACCTGGTGGGTGCGGACAAGACCTACGAGGCCACTGTGCGGCTGGGGCAGGAGACGCTCACCGAGGATGCTGAGGGGCCGGTGACGGCCAGTACCGGCTGCCAGCCTCAGGATGTGCTACTACCCCGCCTCGAGCAGGCCGTGGCCCCGCTGACAGGGCGGATCATGCAGGTTCCCAGCGCCGTGTCCGCGGTCAAGGTGGACGGTAGGCGCTCCTACCAGCGGGTGCGAGCGGGACAGGAGGTCGGGCTGGCGGCCCGGGAGGTCGTGGTCCACCACATAGGTCTGCTCGGGCAGCCACGCCCGGCCACGGCGCGGGACGGCACCGCGGTGGTCGACGTCGACCTGCACGTGGCCTGCTCCTCTGGGACCTACGTGCGTGCCCTGGCCCGGGACCTGGGCCGGGCGCTGGGCTGTGGGGCGCACCTGGCCACGCTGCGCCGCACCTCGGTGGGACCCTTCGACTGTGGCGAGGCAGCCACACTGGAGGAGCTGAGCGTCCAGGTGGAGGCTGATGCCGCGTCCGGCGACCCGCGGGGGCTGCCGGTACTTCCTCTGGGCGCGGTGGCTCGCCGCTGCCTGCCCACGGTGGGTCTGACCACCTCCCAGGCCCGTGCGCTGGGATACGGGCAGCCGCTGGAGGCGGCGCTCCTGGACCAGGCACAGCTCCCCGAGCGGCCCGTCACCTCCAAGGCGGCCCAGGGGCAGGACGTGGTCGCGGGACTTGACCCGGACGGTACCCTCGTGGCGCTGCTGGCTCGCAAGGGCACCAGAGCCCGTCCAGTGCTGGTACTGGCCCCGGCGTGA
- the rarD gene encoding EamA family transporter RarD has protein sequence MTPPDRAGRTNRAGRVGRTNRADWATRSHRTGQVSAPPPDPAPGPGHHATTTRTGAALVLGCYVLWGFFPLYFRLLSAAGSLEVIGNRVVWTLATCLVLTAVRHRWRVLWSVASTPGLLGTLAVSGALVSLNWLVYVYGVTTGRTADAALGYFINPLATVALAALVLGERLRRAQVVAVGLAAAGVVVLVVLQGSLPWISLALALSFSLYGLVKKQVGTRVDALTGVAVETAAMSPLALAYLGWLAAHESLVVQASPLPLPLVVLLVAAGPVTALPLLLFAAGTRQVPLSLVGLSQYLTPITQFLLAWAVFREDISPARWAAMALVWAAVAVLVTDTVRQVARRPRPHLTNP, from the coding sequence ATGACACCTCCTGACCGGGCTGGCAGGACCAACCGGGCTGGCAGGGTTGGCAGGACCAACCGGGCTGACTGGGCTACCAGGAGTCACAGGACCGGCCAGGTCAGCGCTCCTCCCCCCGATCCTGCTCCCGGCCCCGGCCACCATGCCACCACGACCCGTACCGGGGCTGCCCTGGTCCTGGGGTGCTACGTGCTGTGGGGGTTCTTCCCCCTGTACTTCCGCCTGCTGTCGGCAGCGGGCAGCCTGGAGGTCATCGGCAACCGGGTGGTATGGACCCTGGCTACCTGCCTGGTGCTGACCGCCGTGCGCCACCGCTGGCGGGTGCTGTGGTCCGTGGCCTCCACGCCCGGCCTGCTGGGGACGCTGGCCGTCTCTGGTGCGCTGGTGAGCCTCAACTGGCTGGTCTACGTCTACGGCGTCACCACCGGGCGCACCGCCGACGCCGCCCTGGGATACTTCATCAACCCCCTGGCCACCGTGGCGCTGGCGGCCCTGGTGCTGGGCGAGCGCCTGCGCAGGGCCCAGGTCGTGGCAGTAGGGCTGGCAGCGGCCGGTGTCGTAGTCCTGGTCGTGCTCCAGGGGTCGCTGCCCTGGATCTCCCTGGCCCTTGCCCTCAGCTTCAGCCTTTACGGCCTGGTCAAGAAGCAGGTCGGTACCAGGGTCGACGCCCTGACCGGGGTGGCGGTGGAGACCGCGGCCATGTCTCCCCTGGCACTGGCCTACCTAGGGTGGCTGGCAGCTCACGAGAGCCTGGTCGTACAGGCTTCACCGCTCCCCCTCCCTCTGGTGGTGCTGCTGGTGGCAGCCGGACCAGTCACGGCGCTGCCCCTGCTGCTCTTCGCCGCCGGGACCCGTCAGGTCCCCCTGTCCCTGGTCGGACTAAGCCAGTACCTCACCCCGATTACCCAGTTCCTACTGGCCTGGGCCGTCTTCAGGGAGGACATCTCCCCGGCCCGGTGGGCAGCCATGGCTCTGGTGTGGGCCGCCGTGGCTGTCCTGGTCACCGATACCGTCCGCCAGGTCGCCCGGCGCCCACGCCCTCACCTCACGAACCCGTGA
- a CDS encoding bifunctional riboflavin kinase/FAD synthetase: MEVWYSAQQVPASLGAAAGPGSVVTVGVFDGVHRGHRAVLDRVVERAHEMAEGTGQGRVRPLAVAMTFDPHPRHVHHPEQRFALITSLTDRLASLEEAGLDAVLVVTYDLDFAAQKPEEFVRTWLLGTLGARAVVVGDDVRFGRDNAGDASYLRRIGRAVGLDVEILGEVSSQEGRRWSSTWVRRCLEKGQVREAADILGRPHRLRGRVVHGQRRGRELGFPTANLDAATAGVVPADGVYAGWLVRGRRGEDARSSENSENQGSGGREALGAQAVRKVGYQVERLPAAVSIGTNPTFDDVPQRTVEAHVLGRCDLDLYGEEVGVELVEYLRPMLAFDGLDPLLVQMRQDVAQTAQILGVPVPGPIRPEDVTA, encoded by the coding sequence GTGGAGGTCTGGTACAGCGCGCAGCAGGTTCCTGCGTCCCTGGGCGCGGCCGCAGGGCCGGGCAGCGTGGTGACAGTTGGCGTCTTCGACGGTGTGCACCGTGGGCACCGGGCGGTCCTGGACCGTGTGGTCGAGCGCGCCCACGAGATGGCGGAGGGGACAGGGCAGGGGCGGGTCCGGCCGCTGGCCGTGGCCATGACCTTCGACCCGCACCCCCGTCACGTCCACCACCCCGAGCAGCGCTTCGCGCTCATCACCTCCTTGACGGACCGTCTGGCCTCCCTGGAGGAGGCCGGGCTGGACGCCGTCCTCGTGGTCACCTACGACCTCGACTTTGCCGCCCAGAAGCCGGAGGAGTTCGTGCGTACCTGGCTGCTGGGCACTCTGGGAGCCAGGGCCGTCGTCGTTGGTGACGACGTACGTTTTGGGCGCGACAACGCGGGGGACGCCTCCTACCTGCGCAGGATCGGCCGTGCGGTCGGTCTCGACGTGGAGATCCTGGGTGAGGTCAGCTCTCAGGAGGGGCGCCGGTGGTCCTCCACCTGGGTGCGGCGCTGCCTGGAGAAGGGGCAGGTGCGTGAGGCCGCTGACATCCTGGGCCGCCCTCACCGGCTGCGCGGGAGGGTGGTCCACGGCCAGCGCCGCGGGCGGGAGCTAGGCTTCCCCACCGCCAACCTGGACGCGGCTACCGCCGGTGTGGTCCCTGCGGACGGCGTCTATGCTGGCTGGCTCGTGCGCGGTCGGCGCGGTGAGGACGCCAGGAGCAGCGAGAACAGCGAGAACCAGGGCAGCGGCGGCCGGGAGGCTCTAGGTGCCCAGGCTGTCCGTAAGGTGGGGTACCAGGTGGAGCGCCTGCCCGCGGCGGTCTCCATCGGCACCAACCCGACCTTCGACGATGTTCCCCAGCGCACCGTGGAGGCCCACGTGCTGGGACGCTGCGACCTTGACCTGTACGGGGAGGAGGTTGGCGTCGAGCTGGTGGAGTACCTGCGCCCCATGCTGGCCTTTGACGGACTGGACCCCCTGCTGGTCCAGATGCGCCAGGACGTCGCCCAGACTGCGCAGATCCTGGGCGTGCCCGTCCCCGGCCCGATCCGGCCGGAGGACGTCACGGCCTAG
- a CDS encoding MFS transporter, which translates to MRLRPVVLLAPAAGALADHFDRRLMMVLGDGGSVLGLGVVVLALSTPSPRLGHILLGVVLSSCLAALTEPALRASVSDLVDPQDHVRSSGLLQAASSARYLLSPALAGLLLPLTGLRALLVLDAATCLVTAACSWSVMRAVGRRPAEAWGSRADVVNHTLGGWRVLAAQPALRALVGLMTVMTLLLGTLQVLVKPILLPHADAAATGRAETLAA; encoded by the coding sequence GTGCGCCTTCGCCCCGTCGTGCTGCTGGCCCCCGCGGCCGGCGCCCTAGCCGACCACTTTGACCGTCGTCTCATGATGGTCCTCGGCGACGGCGGGTCCGTCCTGGGCCTGGGCGTGGTCGTGCTCGCCCTGAGCACGCCCTCTCCCCGGCTGGGACACATCCTCCTGGGGGTGGTCCTGTCCTCCTGCCTGGCCGCGCTCACCGAGCCGGCACTGCGCGCCTCCGTGAGCGACCTGGTGGACCCACAGGACCATGTCCGCAGCTCGGGGCTCCTGCAGGCGGCATCCTCCGCCCGCTACCTGCTGTCCCCGGCGCTGGCTGGCCTTCTTCTGCCCCTGACGGGCCTGCGGGCGCTGCTCGTGCTCGACGCCGCCACCTGCCTGGTGACGGCCGCCTGCTCCTGGAGCGTCATGCGGGCGGTGGGACGCAGGCCAGCCGAAGCCTGGGGCAGCCGGGCCGACGTCGTCAACCACACGCTGGGAGGCTGGCGGGTGCTCGCAGCCCAGCCCGCTCTGAGAGCGCTCGTGGGCCTCATGACAGTCATGACGCTGCTCCTGGGTACCCTCCAGGTCCTGGTCAAGCCCATCCTGCTGCCCCACGCCGATGCCGCCGCGACAGGGCGGGCCGAGACCCTGGCCGCCTGA
- a CDS encoding TetR/AcrR family transcriptional regulator: protein MPAARSAKPAPQRRTEILDAAQHLFATQGVQATSMEDILSRVGIAKGTLYYHFSSKEEILHALISRTTSRVAERARDVATSQEPTIRRFLLIVAAARVDEPERRLAEELHAADNAAFHVLSIVETVRSLVPVLTEVVEQGVCEGVFATEHPREVVEILLTSASMLLDEGIFAGEPQEAQRRAAGIVHAAETLLGCEPGALAPALERLS from the coding sequence GTGCCAGCCGCCCGATCCGCCAAGCCTGCGCCCCAGCGGCGTACCGAGATCCTTGACGCCGCCCAGCACCTGTTCGCCACCCAGGGGGTCCAGGCGACCTCCATGGAGGACATCCTCTCCAGGGTCGGTATCGCCAAGGGGACGCTCTACTACCACTTCTCCTCCAAGGAGGAGATTCTCCACGCCCTCATCTCCCGCACCACCAGCAGAGTGGCTGAGCGGGCCCGAGACGTCGCCACCAGCCAGGAGCCCACCATCCGCAGGTTCCTGCTCATCGTGGCCGCCGCGCGCGTCGACGAGCCAGAGCGTCGGCTCGCCGAGGAACTCCACGCAGCGGACAACGCCGCGTTCCACGTCCTGTCGATCGTCGAGACGGTCCGCAGCCTGGTACCGGTCCTCACCGAGGTCGTCGAGCAGGGGGTCTGCGAGGGGGTCTTCGCCACCGAGCATCCCCGCGAGGTCGTCGAGATCCTCCTGACCAGCGCCAGCATGCTCCTGGATGAGGGCATCTTCGCCGGTGAGCCGCAGGAGGCCCAGCGACGTGCGGCCGGGATCGTCCACGCCGCCGAGACGCTGCTGGGCTGTGAGCCCGGAGCGCTGGCGCCAGCCCTGGAGAGACTGTCATGA
- a CDS encoding ABC transporter ATP-binding protein encodes MTAPRTSSTTTSAQASQPTRDSRTTRPPASTVAGVEHEAANPSVPALRARGLTKSYARSCTKRYGRSRSLAWARPRAGTAPEDSTTPVLDSLDLTIERGQLVAVMGPSGSGKSTLLHCLSGMDRPTSGAVLLEGTDLTTLTEPELAALRLSRLGLVFQQPHLLATLNLLDNIVLPGLMAGHRPRREVVSQGRELMSRMGIAELMGSDVTQASGGELQRAGICRALINDPDIVFADEPTGALNSATAAQILDLLTEIHVSGTTMVVVTHDARVAARADRVLILVDGAVVEDLSLGGFRQDEASSRLAIVSEALGRHSV; translated from the coding sequence ATGACAGCACCCAGGACAAGCAGCACGACGACATCGGCCCAGGCCTCGCAACCGACCAGAGACAGCAGGACCACGAGACCGCCGGCCTCCACCGTCGCAGGTGTCGAGCACGAGGCCGCCAACCCTTCTGTCCCCGCGCTCCGAGCCCGAGGGCTCACCAAGAGCTATGCCAGGAGCTGTACCAAGAGGTACGGCAGGAGCCGTAGCCTGGCCTGGGCCAGACCCCGAGCCGGGACAGCGCCGGAGGACTCTACCACCCCCGTGCTGGACAGCCTTGACCTCACCATCGAGCGGGGACAGCTCGTCGCCGTCATGGGACCCTCCGGGTCAGGCAAGTCCACGCTCCTGCACTGCCTGAGCGGCATGGACCGGCCCACCTCAGGCGCAGTGCTCCTGGAAGGCACCGACCTCACCACCCTGACGGAGCCCGAGCTGGCGGCACTGCGCCTGTCCCGCCTGGGACTGGTCTTCCAGCAGCCCCACCTGCTGGCGACCCTGAACCTGCTGGACAACATCGTCCTGCCCGGCCTCATGGCCGGTCACCGCCCCCGGCGCGAGGTCGTGTCACAGGGTCGTGAGCTCATGAGCCGTATGGGAATCGCTGAGCTCATGGGCTCCGACGTCACCCAGGCCTCGGGTGGTGAGCTCCAGCGTGCCGGCATCTGCCGCGCCCTGATCAACGACCCTGACATCGTCTTCGCCGACGAGCCCACGGGAGCCCTCAACTCAGCCACTGCCGCACAGATCCTCGACCTGCTCACGGAGATCCACGTGTCAGGAACCACCATGGTCGTCGTCACCCACGACGCCCGTGTGGCGGCCAGGGCCGACCGGGTGCTGATTCTGGTGGACGGCGCGGTGGTGGAGGACCTCAGCCTGGGCGGGTTCAGGCAGGACGAGGCCTCCTCACGGCTGGCGATCGTGTCCGAGGCCCTGGGACGGCACTCTGTCTAG
- the rbfA gene encoding 30S ribosome-binding factor RbfA, with translation MADPARARKVADRIHETVARLLHRLKDPRLGFVTITDVRVTGDLQQATVFYTVYGSQEEQDSSAAALESARGLIRSEVGRALGIRLTPALFFQRDALPDTARTMEEALAQARERDRQISQAARGASYAGEADPYRHDDPDSPDEPGGPDDLSGGDGSGGLDGLR, from the coding sequence ATGGCTGACCCCGCTCGCGCCCGCAAGGTCGCCGACCGCATCCACGAGACCGTGGCCCGTCTTCTCCACCGCCTCAAGGATCCTCGGCTCGGTTTTGTCACAATCACTGACGTCCGTGTGACGGGTGACCTCCAGCAGGCGACGGTCTTCTACACCGTCTACGGCTCTCAGGAGGAGCAGGACTCCTCGGCCGCGGCGCTGGAGTCAGCCAGGGGACTGATCCGCTCGGAGGTGGGGAGGGCACTAGGCATCCGGCTGACTCCGGCCCTGTTCTTCCAGCGTGACGCGCTGCCTGACACTGCCAGGACCATGGAGGAGGCCCTGGCCCAGGCGCGTGAGCGTGACCGGCAGATATCCCAGGCCGCTCGCGGCGCCTCCTACGCCGGGGAGGCAGACCCTTACCGCCACGACGATCCCGACAGTCCTGACGAACCAGGCGGCCCTGACGACCTGAGCGGTGGTGACGGCTCCGGCGGCCTCGACGGGCTCCGGTGA
- a CDS encoding alpha/beta hydrolase family esterase, translated as MHRRSRRTLPALFLCVFLSVVVFLGMATYLLPEPGTHSPSAAPTATASPASTGCDSQLSPGTTTVQVTFSGQRYPVRVHLPEEPSIQGAEDGTRDELPDQATPATDQEALALVLDLHGSGANATAQAQISGLDEIADAHGFVVAQPTAAIPLESDSPLPDGSWAWNVPGVPMVAGDYPPEDARDDVAFLTAVVDHLVQTACVDSQRVYATGFSGGGRMASALACARPGLLAAIAPVAGLRAGRAAYDNTSETDPLTCDPATGVPVLTFHGTDDWVNPYEGNADPRWGYSVNTALGRWAELNQCTEPPTQTQVSEQVLLTSYNDCSGGSGRVQGYTLTGAGHTWPGSEADFGELGTVSQEIGASELMWEFFAKHPGR; from the coding sequence ATGCACCGCCGGAGCCGCCGCACCCTGCCTGCCCTCTTTCTGTGCGTCTTCCTGTCCGTCGTCGTGTTTCTCGGCATGGCCACCTACCTGCTCCCCGAGCCCGGCACCCACAGCCCCTCGGCCGCACCCACGGCGACTGCCAGCCCCGCCAGCACGGGGTGCGACTCGCAGCTGTCCCCTGGCACGACCACCGTGCAGGTCACCTTCTCCGGGCAGCGCTACCCCGTCCGCGTCCACCTGCCCGAGGAGCCCTCTATCCAGGGTGCCGAAGACGGCACCCGCGACGAGCTCCCCGACCAAGCCACCCCGGCGACTGACCAGGAGGCCCTGGCGCTGGTCCTTGACCTTCACGGCTCCGGTGCCAACGCTACCGCCCAGGCGCAGATCAGCGGTCTGGACGAGATCGCCGACGCTCACGGCTTCGTCGTGGCCCAGCCGACCGCCGCGATCCCGCTGGAGTCGGACAGCCCGCTCCCCGACGGGAGCTGGGCCTGGAACGTCCCCGGCGTCCCGATGGTCGCGGGAGACTACCCTCCTGAGGACGCCCGTGACGACGTCGCCTTTCTCACTGCGGTAGTGGACCACCTGGTCCAGACGGCCTGCGTGGACTCCCAACGTGTCTACGCCACCGGCTTCTCCGGTGGCGGGCGCATGGCCAGCGCCCTGGCCTGCGCCCGGCCCGGTCTGCTTGCCGCGATCGCCCCCGTGGCCGGGCTGCGCGCGGGCAGGGCCGCCTACGACAACACCTCCGAGACCGACCCTCTGACCTGTGACCCGGCTACAGGGGTCCCCGTGCTCACCTTTCACGGCACCGACGACTGGGTCAACCCCTACGAGGGCAATGCCGACCCCCGCTGGGGCTACTCGGTGAACACCGCTCTGGGGCGCTGGGCGGAGCTCAACCAGTGCACCGAGCCGCCCACTCAGACCCAGGTCAGCGAGCAGGTGCTGCTCACCTCCTACAACGACTGCTCCGGCGGCTCCGGGCGAGTACAGGGCTACACCCTCACTGGTGCGGGCCACACCTGGCCGGGAAGCGAGGCAGACTTCGGCGAGCTGGGAACCGTCTCTCAGGAGATCGGCGCCTCGGAGCTGATGTGGGAGTTTTTTGCCAAGCACCCCGGCCGGTAG
- the fucO gene encoding lactaldehyde reductase: protein MTHRMILNQTGYFGRGSISSIAPEIIRRNLTRAFIVTDPALVGNGTVRRVTDLLDEARVPWDIFSDVVPNPPVEKVQAGLAAFRASGADVLIGLGGGSPQDTCKAISVIATNPEFEDVVSLEGQSPTRNPGVPIIGVPTTAGTASETTINYVITDTSAQRKFVCVDPHDIPVVAVVDPDLMDGMPRSLKVATGLDALTHAIEGYVTPGAWELSDALCLRSIQMIAASLRAAADGDPEAVEQMGLAAYINGMAYSNVGLGLVHGMAHPLGGRYGAPHGVANGILLAPVMAFNAEHTGEKYRDIAQAFDVADSRTMPLDQARAAAVDAVATLAKELGNPTRISQIGVDASGIDALADDAFADVCTPGNPRPATREDIHTLYTSLL from the coding sequence ATGACCCACCGCATGATCCTCAACCAGACCGGCTACTTCGGTCGTGGCTCGATCAGTTCCATTGCCCCCGAGATCATCCGCCGGAACCTGACCAGGGCCTTCATCGTCACCGACCCGGCCCTAGTGGGCAACGGTACCGTAAGACGGGTCACCGACCTGCTGGACGAGGCCCGCGTGCCCTGGGACATCTTCTCCGACGTCGTGCCCAACCCGCCGGTGGAGAAGGTCCAGGCAGGCCTGGCCGCCTTCCGGGCGTCAGGGGCCGATGTCCTCATCGGCCTGGGAGGGGGCTCGCCCCAGGACACCTGCAAGGCGATCTCCGTCATCGCCACCAACCCGGAGTTCGAGGACGTCGTGAGCCTGGAGGGGCAGTCCCCGACCAGGAACCCGGGCGTGCCGATCATCGGGGTTCCCACCACCGCAGGAACCGCCAGCGAGACCACGATCAACTACGTCATCACCGACACCTCCGCGCAGCGCAAGTTCGTGTGCGTGGACCCGCACGACATCCCAGTTGTGGCTGTCGTCGACCCCGACCTCATGGACGGCATGCCCCGCTCCCTCAAGGTGGCCACTGGCCTGGATGCGCTGACCCACGCCATCGAGGGATACGTCACCCCGGGCGCCTGGGAGCTGAGCGACGCTCTGTGCCTGCGCTCGATCCAGATGATCGCCGCCAGCCTGCGCGCCGCCGCCGACGGGGACCCGGAGGCGGTAGAGCAGATGGGCCTGGCGGCTTACATCAACGGCATGGCCTACTCCAACGTGGGCCTAGGGCTCGTCCACGGCATGGCCCACCCGCTGGGCGGGCGCTACGGCGCCCCTCACGGCGTAGCCAACGGCATCCTGCTGGCCCCGGTCATGGCCTTCAACGCCGAGCACACCGGGGAGAAGTACCGAGACATAGCCCAAGCCTTCGACGTGGCCGACTCCCGGACCATGCCACTGGACCAGGCGCGCGCCGCCGCCGTCGACGCCGTCGCCACCCTGGCAAAGGAGCTGGGCAACCCGACCAGGATCTCGCAGATCGGCGTGGACGCCTCTGGGATCGATGCCCTGGCCGACGACGCCTTCGCCGACGTGTGCACTCCGGGTAACCCACGCCCCGCCACCCGCGAGGACATTCACACCCTGTACACCTCGCTGCTGTGA
- the rpsO gene encoding 30S ribosomal protein S15, which produces MSISPQRKQQLVAEYATHEGDTGSPEVQVAILTERISNLTEHFKGHIHDHHSRRGLYLLIGKRRRLLDYLMREDIERYRSLIARLGIRR; this is translated from the coding sequence ATGTCGATCAGCCCCCAGCGCAAGCAGCAGCTCGTCGCCGAGTACGCGACCCACGAGGGCGACACGGGCTCACCCGAGGTCCAGGTCGCCATCCTGACCGAGCGCATCTCCAACCTGACCGAGCACTTCAAGGGCCATATCCACGACCACCACTCGCGCCGGGGGCTCTACCTGCTCATCGGTAAGCGTCGCCGCCTCCTGGACTACCTCATGAGGGAGGACATCGAGCGCTATCGCTCCCTGATCGCCCGCCTCGGTATCCGCCGGTAG
- a CDS encoding ABC transporter permease, producing MEALRSTTSGGLARRRHRWSLARARRLPVQVWMGVREACRPSSALLTGVLAVCALTMVLPASAYTTLEDPRFITYLGIGEADIRIDVYSGSGDLAQVEDVVGSETRITHHTTLLSRRYEMAASEGQWESVVVEVGDHDAIPLSYVSGEPPTSPDEVALSTAQAEAVGVETGARVPVRTADGTVDLTVTGTYQDITNGGRTAKAVLDDGSPDLWQVVYADLEDPQQGDLVVDSLRASLPDAQVRTTDDYASQVLGATSSQLRTVAVLACAVALGLAFLVTTLLTTLLVSRERQATAVLSALGCTRRDVTLQYLTRFMTITLAGLALGGLVAATAGQQVIGGVLSALGGGGAQIQLLARPWLVGGAVPLALAACVAGAVLVALRRLPAPTLTTLGAGE from the coding sequence GTGGAGGCTCTGCGCAGCACGACCAGCGGCGGGCTGGCCAGGCGCCGTCACCGCTGGAGCCTCGCCAGGGCGCGCCGCCTGCCCGTCCAGGTGTGGATGGGGGTGCGTGAGGCGTGCCGCCCCAGCAGCGCGCTCCTGACCGGGGTCCTGGCAGTGTGCGCGCTCACCATGGTTCTTCCGGCCAGCGCCTACACCACCCTGGAGGATCCACGCTTCATCACCTACCTGGGTATCGGCGAGGCCGACATCCGTATTGACGTCTACTCCGGTTCCGGCGACCTGGCACAGGTAGAGGACGTCGTCGGCTCCGAGACCCGCATCACCCACCACACCACCCTGCTGAGCCGCCGATACGAGATGGCCGCCTCCGAGGGACAGTGGGAGTCGGTCGTGGTCGAGGTCGGCGACCATGACGCCATCCCCCTGAGCTACGTCTCGGGGGAGCCTCCCACCAGTCCCGACGAGGTCGCCCTGTCCACCGCCCAGGCGGAGGCGGTAGGTGTCGAGACAGGGGCGCGGGTCCCCGTGCGCACCGCGGACGGAACCGTCGACCTCACCGTCACCGGCACCTACCAGGATATCACCAACGGAGGGCGCACGGCCAAGGCCGTCCTCGACGACGGCAGCCCGGATCTGTGGCAGGTGGTCTACGCCGACCTGGAGGATCCGCAGCAGGGCGACCTCGTGGTCGACAGCCTCAGAGCCAGCCTGCCCGACGCCCAGGTCAGGACGACCGACGACTACGCCTCACAGGTGCTCGGCGCCACCAGCAGCCAGCTGCGCACCGTTGCCGTCCTGGCCTGCGCCGTCGCCCTGGGGCTGGCCTTCCTCGTCACCACCCTGCTGACCACCCTCCTGGTCTCCCGGGAGAGGCAGGCTACCGCTGTGCTCAGTGCCCTGGGCTGCACCCGGAGGGACGTCACCCTCCAGTACCTGACCCGTTTCATGACCATCACCCTGGCAGGCCTCGCCCTGGGCGGCCTGGTGGCTGCCACCGCAGGCCAGCAGGTCATCGGGGGCGTCCTGTCGGCACTGGGCGGAGGAGGCGCGCAGATCCAACTCCTTGCCCGCCCGTGGCTGGTCGGAGGGGCCGTGCCGCTGGCGCTGGCTGCGTGCGTGGCGGGGGCCGTCCTCGTAGCGCTGCGAAGGCTCCCCGCACCCACGCTCACGACCCTGGGAGCAGGCGAGTGA